In Streptomyces liangshanensis, the DNA window GTCCAGAGCAGGGTCCGTATCGGCTCCTGACCGGGCTCCAGGGACAGGCTCGTGCTGTCGGTGAGGCCGGTGAGGGCGGCGAGAGCGGCGTCGTCCGGCGTACGCGGACGGCTCTCGTCGCGGTCCTCGGTGGCGGGGTCGAGGTGGGGGTCAAGAGACATGGCGCGGCTCCCTCTGCCGAACTCCACGGGCGGGCACACACCCAGGTGGTCACCGTGCGGCCACATACGGCGCACGCTTTGTTACATGAAATGCCCCGATGTGCGGATTGCGCCATCCGGGACCGGCATACGAGGGGTTCTCGCCGCCGCGCGCATGCTTCAGCGCGTCCGGGCGGGTCCCGCCCCCGGCCCGTCGTCCACCCCGTCGCCCGCCCCTTTGCCCGTCCCCCCGACCGGCCACGTCACCAGCGTCGCGTCCGGCTGCGGCACCTCGCCGTAGTCCTCGTCCGCGCTGTCCACGCGCAGCCGGTTGACGACGGACTCCAGCGCGGCGGGCAGCGTGGGATGCCGGCCGCGGTGGCACTGGCCGATGAGGTCGTGGAGGACGGCCTCGGGCAGCAGCGACGACAGCGCGGCGGCCGAGGGTGACGCGCCGTCGGCGGGGGTACGGCCGGGCGCGGCGAGCCTGCGAGACTCGGCGCGCCAGTGGGCCGCGTCCCGGAACTCGGCGCGCCGCTGGTGGACGAGGAAGAGGCAGAACGCCGCCGTGCGGTTGCCGCCGCCCGCCGCGAACTGCCACCAGAACTGGGCCGCGTCCCGGTGCCCCGTCAGATGCAGCAGGGCGGCGAAGACGACGGCGCCCTGCGGGTCGATCCGGTCGTGGTCGACGAGCTGGGCCAGACAGCCCGCCGCCTCGGGGGCGTTCAGGACGAGCGCGACGGCCAGGTCCAGGTCGCGGGCGGCCTGTTCGTGCGCCGCGGCGCGGTTCCCGGGGGCCGGTGGGGCGTCGCTTCCCGGGGGCGGCGGGGCCCCCTCCGCCCGGTCCCCGGCCCGCTCGGCGATCCGCCGCAGCGCGGTGCCGGTGTCGTAGGTGTCGTACGTGTCGACGAGGACCTCGGCGCCGTCCAGCAGCACCTCGATCGGCGGGTCCTCGTAACCCTTCACCGGGCGCGTCCCAACTCCCTGGCCAGCCGCCGCCGGGCGTGCCGGACGTGCGAGCGCACGGTCGGCACCTCGATGCCCAGGTACTCGGCCACCACCTCGTCCGCGACGCGCAGCACGTAACGCAGCACGACGACGTCGTACTGCCGCTCGGGCAGCCGCGCGATGGCGCCGTACAGGCCCATCTCGTGCTCCAGGACCGTGAACTGATCGGGCGTCCCGTGCTGGAGGAGCTTGCGGGCGGCCGCGTCGAAGGCGGCGGTGTCGACGAGGGCCGGCCCTTCGTGCGCGTCCCGCCGGCGGGCGATCTCCTCCTTCAGGACCGCCCACGCGTACTGCGCCACGGACTCCTGGAGCAGGACGTGCGGCCAGTACGCCAGTAAGCGGGCGCACGCCGACTCGACCACCGACTCGGCGGCGGCCCGGGAACCGACCTGGGTGTGGGCGTACCGCAGCCACAGCCGGTGGTGGTGGGCGGCGAAGGCGTCGAACGTCAGGGCCAGCCGGTGCCTGGAACGGTCCGCGTGCCGGCGTACGCCGGGCTCACTCCGATCCGGTCCCGCCGGGTCGCGTGGATCCGGACGAGCCGGGTCGCGTACGACCACGCCCCGGGCCTCGCCGCTGTCACGGGCCATCAGGTGCCGCCCCTTCGGTGCCTCTCCGTCAGGAAGGGATTTCCTTCCGGGGGACAGTCAACCGGATGTCTGTGGTGGTGGTGGAGTGGTCGGGCGAAAAATATTGTCGCGGATCACCTTACGCGCAGGGGGAGTTGACGCGTCTCGTACCGTAGTTGCTCCTGGCGGGCGGACGTGGGAAGTGGGGCGTGCGGTGACGGACGGTGGCGCGGTGGACCTGGAGCTGGACAGGGCGCATTCAGCCCGGATGTACGACTACTACCTGGGCGGGACGACCAACTTCCCGGCCGATCGGGAGGGGGCGGCGCGCGCGATGGGCGCCTTCCCCTCGATCCTGGCGACGGCGCGGATCAACCGGCGGTTCATGCACCGCTCGGTACGCTTCCTCGCCCGGTCGGGGATGGACCAGTTCCTCGACATCGGCACCGGTATCCCCACGTCACCCAACCTCCACGAGGTGGCGCAGGCGGAGGTCCCGCACGCCCGTGTCGTCTACACGGACAACGACCCGATCGTCCTGGCGCACGCCCGCGCACTCCTGCACAGCCATCCGGCGGGGCGCACCGCGTACGTGCACGCGGACGTCAGGGAGCCCAAGGCGCTGCTGGCCGCCGACGAGATCCGCACGACGCTGGACCTCACCCGGCCGGTCGCCCTGAGCCTGAACGCGCTCCTGCACTTCGTGACCGACGACCACGGCGCGCACGACCTCGTGGAGGAACTCAAGTCCGCGCTGCCCTCCGGCAGCACGCTCGCGATCGCCCATGTGACACCGGAGTTCGACCCCGAGGGGATCGCGCGCCTCACCGAGGCCTACCGCGCCTCCGGGACGCCGGGCCAGGCCCGTACCCGCGAGGAGATCACCCGATTCTTCGACGGCTGGGACCTGCTGGACCCGGGGGTCATTGCCTCCCACCGGTGGCTTCCCGACCCCGGCGACGGCCGGGACGGGGCCACGGACAAGGAGGCCGCCTGCTACGTGGGGGTGGCCCGCAAGCCCTGACCTGCGAGTTCGCGGTCCCGGGGCTCGACGGCAGCGGGCGACTTTGCCGCGCCGTTACCGACTCGTCTCCTCCGGTGTGAGGCGGACGTGTTCCCTTCCCGGCGCGAATACGGTACCCATGACCCACGTGGACGAGGAGCGGCCGGTGCCCGGGGCGGGGCACCGGACGCTCCTCTGCCGCCGTGTCCGGTCGCCCGGCTATCCGGCGGCTGCCTGGACACCGGCGGCGGGACCGACCAGTTCGTCCAGGACGTCTTCCATGGTGACAAACCCGATGACCGTTCCGCGGTCGCCGGTGACGGCGGCCAGATGCGTGCCGGCGGCGCGCATCGCGGTCATCGTGTCGTCGAGGGGGGTGTCGATCTCGACCCTGACCATGGTGTGCAGGGCGGAGCGCGGGAAGGGCCCCGTCCGGTCGGCCGCGCCGAGGGCGTCCTTGATGTGCAGGTAGCCGAGGACGGTCCGGTCCGGGCCGGTCACCGGCAGCCGCGAGAAGCCGGACGACGCCGCCGTCCGCTCCAGCTGCTGCGGGGTGATCCCGTGGTCCACCATGACGGTCCTGCCGAGCGGGACCATCACCTCACCGGCGGGCCGGGTGCCCAGCTCCAGGGCGTCCCGCAGCCGCTCCCCGTCCGCCGGGTCGAGCAGGCCCGCCTCGCTGGAGTCCTTGACCAGCCGGGCCAGTTCGTCGTCCGTGAAGACGGACGTCACCTCGTCCTTGGCCTCGACCTTGAGCAGCCGCAGCAGCAGGTTCGCGAACGCGTTGATCCCGAAGATCACCGGCCGCAGCGCCCGGGTGAGGGCGATCAGCGGCGGCGCCAGCAGCAGCGCGGTCGGCGCGGGCGCCGCCAGCGCGATGTTCTTCGGCACCATCTCGCCGATCAGCATGTGCAGGTACGTCGCCAGGGTCAGCGCGATCACGAACGCGATCGGATGGATCAGACCCTCGGGCACCCCGACCGCCTCGAACGGCGGCTCCAGGAGGTGCGCGATGGCCGGCTCGGCGACCGCGCCCAGCACCAGCGAGGAGATCGTGATGCCGAGCTGGGCGGTGGCCATGGCCGCCGAGAGGTGCTCCAGGCCCCACAGCGTGGTCCTGGCGCGCCGGCCGCCCTTGAGCGCGGCCGGTTCGATCTGGCTGCGCCGCACCGAGATCAGGGCGAACTCGGCCCCGACGAAGAAGGCGTTCGTGAGGAGCGTCAGGGCGCCGATGGTCAGTTGCAGGCCGGTCATCGGGCGTCCTCCGTCAGCGTGGCGGGAAGCGGGGACGTGATCCGTACCCGGTCCGCCCGGTGGTGCTCGACCCGCAGGACCGCGAACCGCCAGCCGTCCACGTCCAGCCGGTCGGCCGCCACGGGCAGCCGCTCCAGCCGGGTCGCGAGCAGGCCCGCGAGCGTTTCGTACGGCCCCTCCGGGGCGGTGAAGCCGATCTCGTCCAGCTGGTCGAGGCGCAGACTGCCGTCGGCCTCCCACACGCGGCGGCCCGCGGCGCCCGCGGTGACCGGGACCAGGCCCGGGATCTCGTCCGGGTCGTGCTCGTCCCGTACCTCCCCGACGACCTCCTCCACGATGTCCTCGACGGTGGCGACGCCCGCGGTCCCGCCGTACTCGTCGATGACCACCGCCATCGTCCGCGCCTGCCGCAGCCGCCGCAGCAGCCGGTCGACCGGCAGCGAGTCGGGGACGAGCAGCGGCTTCGTCGCCAGCGCGGTGACCGGAGTGCGGTCGCGCAGGGTCTCGTCCAGGGCGAGGACGTCCCGGATGTGGACCGTGCCGATCACCTCGTCCAGGCTGTCGCGGTAGACGGGGAAGCGGGAGAGACCGGTGGCCAGGGTGAGCCGCGCCGCGTCCGACGCGGTGGCGTGCGCCTCCAGTGCCCGGACGTCCACACGGGGCGTCATCACGTTCTCGGCCGACAGGTCGGCCAGGTGCAGGGTCCGTACGAACAGCTCGGCGGAGTCCGCCTCGATGGCCCCCTCGCGCGCCGAGTGCCGGGCCAGGGCGACCAGTTCCTCGGGTGTCCTGGCGGAGGCCAGTTCCTCGGCGGGCTCCAGGCCGAAGCGCCGGACCAGGCGGTTGGCGGTGTTGTTGAGGTGCCGGATCAGCGGGCCGAAGGCGGCGGTGAAGGCACGCTGCGGGCCGGCCACGACCTTCGCGACGGCCAGCGGACGGGAGATGGCCC includes these proteins:
- a CDS encoding sigma-70 family RNA polymerase sigma factor, producing MARDSGEARGVVVRDPARPDPRDPAGPDRSEPGVRRHADRSRHRLALTFDAFAAHHHRLWLRYAHTQVGSRAAAESVVESACARLLAYWPHVLLQESVAQYAWAVLKEEIARRRDAHEGPALVDTAAFDAAARKLLQHGTPDQFTVLEHEMGLYGAIARLPERQYDVVVLRYVLRVADEVVAEYLGIEVPTVRSHVRHARRRLARELGRAR
- a CDS encoding hemolysin family protein translates to MTEVLLLLLALALTFACAVFVAAEFSLTTVERGELERAAAAGERGAASALAAAKRLTFQLSGAQLGITVTSLVIGMLAEPSLAVLLRGPLEGAGLPGGAVSTVATLLGVVVSTVVLMVIGELVPKNWAISRPLAVAKVVAGPQRAFTAAFGPLIRHLNNTANRLVRRFGLEPAEELASARTPEELVALARHSAREGAIEADSAELFVRTLHLADLSAENVMTPRVDVRALEAHATASDAARLTLATGLSRFPVYRDSLDEVIGTVHIRDVLALDETLRDRTPVTALATKPLLVPDSLPVDRLLRRLRQARTMAVVIDEYGGTAGVATVEDIVEEVVGEVRDEHDPDEIPGLVPVTAGAAGRRVWEADGSLRLDQLDEIGFTAPEGPYETLAGLLATRLERLPVAADRLDVDGWRFAVLRVEHHRADRVRITSPLPATLTEDAR
- a CDS encoding hemolysin family protein produces the protein MTGLQLTIGALTLLTNAFFVGAEFALISVRRSQIEPAALKGGRRARTTLWGLEHLSAAMATAQLGITISSLVLGAVAEPAIAHLLEPPFEAVGVPEGLIHPIAFVIALTLATYLHMLIGEMVPKNIALAAPAPTALLLAPPLIALTRALRPVIFGINAFANLLLRLLKVEAKDEVTSVFTDDELARLVKDSSEAGLLDPADGERLRDALELGTRPAGEVMVPLGRTVMVDHGITPQQLERTAASSGFSRLPVTGPDRTVLGYLHIKDALGAADRTGPFPRSALHTMVRVEIDTPLDDTMTAMRAAGTHLAAVTGDRGTVIGFVTMEDVLDELVGPAAGVQAAAG
- a CDS encoding SAM-dependent methyltransferase, encoding MTDGGAVDLELDRAHSARMYDYYLGGTTNFPADREGAARAMGAFPSILATARINRRFMHRSVRFLARSGMDQFLDIGTGIPTSPNLHEVAQAEVPHARVVYTDNDPIVLAHARALLHSHPAGRTAYVHADVREPKALLAADEIRTTLDLTRPVALSLNALLHFVTDDHGAHDLVEELKSALPSGSTLAIAHVTPEFDPEGIARLTEAYRASGTPGQARTREEITRFFDGWDLLDPGVIASHRWLPDPGDGRDGATDKEAACYVGVARKP
- a CDS encoding glycoprotein; this translates as MKGYEDPPIEVLLDGAEVLVDTYDTYDTGTALRRIAERAGDRAEGAPPPPGSDAPPAPGNRAAAHEQAARDLDLAVALVLNAPEAAGCLAQLVDHDRIDPQGAVVFAALLHLTGHRDAAQFWWQFAAGGGNRTAAFCLFLVHQRRAEFRDAAHWRAESRRLAAPGRTPADGASPSAAALSSLLPEAVLHDLIGQCHRGRHPTLPAALESVVNRLRVDSADEDYGEVPQPDATLVTWPVGGTGKGAGDGVDDGPGAGPARTR